One Acidimicrobiales bacterium genomic window carries:
- a CDS encoding M15 family metallopeptidase, which produces MTSIARTFLGAATSVLLLLGLAAPAAADPPAIHPDNRPTPLAGAENGYVSDERLITVAPGCRVAREAAPSLALLLRQAASARVRLGTRDCYRSISGQVAVSRTWTSRGNSACAATVQYHPDGRPKGTSMHGWGKAADFSEATPMSFSSPGFRFLQAHAGRLGWNHPGWAKPGGGPCPEPWHWEWVGDGGTMDLPPVPADVVAVLPAADDAGHAVVTGLGDVRPRGSATSHGSATSIPLNWVVVGAAPAPDRAGYWLLGGDGGVFSFGSAGFHGSAGDMRLNAPIVGMAAAPDGGGYWLVASDGGVFSFGSASFHGSAADRGLATPAVGMAPTSAGDGYLIATADGTVWPEARLGSSRRPVAGAAR; this is translated from the coding sequence ATGACCTCGATCGCCCGGACGTTCCTCGGAGCCGCCACCTCGGTGCTGCTCCTGCTCGGCCTCGCCGCCCCGGCGGCCGCCGACCCTCCGGCGATCCACCCGGACAACCGACCGACCCCACTCGCCGGCGCCGAGAACGGCTATGTATCCGACGAGCGGCTGATCACCGTCGCGCCTGGCTGCCGGGTCGCCCGCGAGGCTGCGCCCAGCCTGGCGCTGCTGCTGCGCCAGGCGGCGTCGGCGCGGGTCCGCCTCGGCACCCGTGACTGCTACCGCTCGATCAGCGGTCAGGTGGCGGTGTCTCGGACCTGGACGTCGCGCGGGAACTCCGCCTGTGCAGCTACCGTGCAGTACCACCCCGACGGGCGGCCGAAGGGCACCTCGATGCACGGCTGGGGCAAGGCCGCCGACTTCTCCGAGGCGACGCCCATGAGCTTCTCGTCGCCCGGTTTCCGCTTCCTCCAGGCCCACGCCGGCCGCCTCGGCTGGAACCACCCCGGCTGGGCCAAGCCCGGCGGCGGGCCGTGCCCCGAGCCCTGGCACTGGGAGTGGGTGGGCGACGGCGGCACCATGGACCTGCCGCCGGTGCCGGCCGACGTGGTGGCGGTGCTCCCGGCGGCAGACGATGCCGGCCACGCTGTGGTCACCGGCCTCGGCGACGTGCGTCCCCGTGGCTCGGCCACCTCCCACGGCTCGGCGACGTCGATCCCCCTCAACTGGGTCGTGGTGGGCGCGGCACCCGCGCCCGACCGCGCCGGCTACTGGCTCCTCGGCGGCGACGGTGGGGTGTTCAGCTTCGGTTCGGCGGGCTTCCACGGCAGCGCGGGCGACATGCGGTTGAACGCGCCGATCGTGGGGATGGCAGCGGCGCCCGATGGTGGGGGCTACTGGTTGGTGGCGTCGGACGGCGGGGTGTTCAGCTTCGGTTCGGCAAGCTTTCACGGCTCCGCCGCCGACCGCGGACTCGCCACCCCGGCGGTGGGGATGGCCCCCACGTCAGCCGGCGACGGCTACTTGATCGCCACGGCCGACGGCACCGTGTGGCCCGAGGCGCGGCTCGGTAGCAGTCGCCGCCCGGTAGCAGGTGCCGCCCGGTAG
- a CDS encoding D-cysteine desulfhydrase family protein yields MLDRRVPLASALPTPLERLDRLADALDLPPGTLWVKRDDLTGLGGGGNKVRKLEHLCADAIVQGCDVLVTGGGRQSNHVRLTVAAANRLGMDARVVLTSTRPSVPTGNVLLDELLGADVVWAGTLDYYGAEAAIDEAADALEAEGRRPYRMPVGGASVVGALGYVAAALELREQLPDVGLVVVADGSGGTHAGLVAGLGDHGLVLGVDVGTRPDLTERVPEKALEAAALAGLPAPIGEIRLDRDRFGDGYGSPTPEAREALDLAARHEGLLLDPVYTGKAMAGLVAAAREGRIEPGTKVVFLHTGGLPAIFARGFADWVRDGVAR; encoded by the coding sequence ATGCTCGACCGACGCGTCCCCCTGGCCTCCGCGCTGCCCACGCCCCTCGAGCGCCTCGACCGCCTCGCGGACGCCCTCGATCTGCCGCCGGGGACCCTGTGGGTCAAGCGCGACGACCTCACCGGCCTCGGTGGCGGCGGCAACAAGGTGCGCAAGCTCGAACACCTCTGCGCCGACGCCATCGTGCAGGGCTGCGACGTGCTCGTCACCGGTGGCGGCCGGCAGAGCAACCACGTGCGCCTCACCGTGGCCGCCGCCAACCGCCTGGGGATGGACGCCCGGGTGGTGCTCACCTCGACCCGGCCGTCGGTGCCCACGGGCAACGTCCTGCTCGACGAGCTGCTCGGTGCCGACGTGGTGTGGGCCGGGACGCTCGACTACTACGGCGCCGAGGCGGCGATCGACGAGGCCGCCGATGCCCTCGAGGCGGAGGGGCGCCGGCCCTACCGCATGCCGGTGGGTGGGGCGTCGGTGGTCGGGGCCCTCGGCTACGTCGCCGCCGCCCTCGAGCTGCGCGAGCAGCTCCCCGACGTCGGCCTCGTGGTGGTCGCCGACGGCTCCGGCGGGACCCATGCCGGCCTGGTGGCCGGCCTCGGAGACCACGGCCTGGTGCTCGGCGTCGACGTCGGGACCCGCCCCGACCTCACCGAGCGGGTGCCGGAGAAGGCACTGGAGGCCGCCGCACTCGCTGGCCTGCCCGCGCCGATCGGCGAGATCCGCCTCGACCGTGACCGGTTCGGCGACGGCTACGGGTCGCCCACGCCGGAGGCACGGGAGGCGCTCGACCTCGCCGCCCGCCACGAGGGCCTCCTCCTCGATCCCGTGTACACGGGCAAGGCCATGGCCGGTCTGGTGGCCGCAGCCCGCGAGGGCCGGATCGAACCGGGCACCAAGGTGGTGTTCCTCCACACCGGGGGCCTCCCCGCCATCTTCGCCCGCGGCTTCGCCGACTGGGTCCGCGACGGCGTCGCCAGGTGA
- a CDS encoding cytochrome P450, which yields MGDHAPVHDWTTDFDHTDDVWAADPYPIWDELRETCPVAHTERYGGAWLPTRWDDVSAIANDTERFTSRSIIVSKFRPPEELAPEGIAPPISSDPPFHAGARRMLLPIFAPQRIDELEPSTRDYCDELIGAMRGRDVVDAAAEYAQHIPVRVIATMLGLPETDADVFRGFVHHVLEGVALPMEERAEGMLALFVYLQGHIEDHMANPKDDLITFLLESELNGEPLTPFHVARTIGLLLIAGIDTTWSAIGAGIWHLARTPADRERLVAEPDLLPTAMEELLRAYAPVTMARLVKDDVEWNGCPMKKDEWILLSFPSANRDPAAFDRPDEVIIDRQANRHAAFGLGIHRCAGSHLARMEMRVALEAWLAAFPTFELADPDAVRWSAGQVRGPRVLPVKVR from the coding sequence ATGGGCGACCACGCACCCGTGCACGACTGGACCACCGACTTCGACCACACCGACGACGTGTGGGCGGCCGATCCGTACCCCATCTGGGACGAGCTACGGGAGACCTGCCCCGTCGCCCACACCGAGCGCTACGGCGGCGCCTGGCTCCCCACCCGGTGGGACGACGTGTCGGCCATCGCCAACGACACCGAGCGCTTCACCTCCCGGAGCATCATCGTCTCCAAGTTCCGTCCACCCGAGGAGCTGGCACCCGAGGGCATCGCGCCGCCCATCTCCTCCGACCCGCCCTTCCACGCCGGCGCCCGCCGGATGCTGCTGCCGATCTTCGCCCCTCAGCGCATCGACGAGCTCGAGCCGTCGACCCGGGACTACTGCGACGAGCTGATCGGGGCGATGCGCGGGCGCGACGTCGTCGACGCCGCCGCCGAGTACGCGCAGCACATCCCCGTCCGGGTGATCGCCACGATGCTCGGTCTGCCCGAGACCGACGCTGATGTCTTCCGCGGCTTCGTCCACCACGTCCTCGAGGGCGTTGCCCTGCCGATGGAGGAGCGGGCCGAGGGGATGCTCGCCCTCTTCGTCTACCTCCAGGGTCACATCGAGGACCACATGGCGAACCCGAAGGACGACCTCATCACGTTCCTGCTCGAGTCCGAGCTCAACGGTGAACCGCTCACCCCCTTCCACGTGGCCCGCACCATCGGCCTGCTCCTGATCGCCGGCATCGACACCACGTGGAGCGCCATCGGGGCCGGCATCTGGCACCTTGCGCGCACGCCCGCCGACCGCGAGCGCCTCGTCGCCGAGCCGGACCTCCTTCCGACCGCCATGGAGGAGCTGCTGCGGGCCTACGCCCCCGTCACCATGGCTCGCCTGGTGAAGGACGACGTGGAATGGAACGGCTGCCCCATGAAGAAGGACGAGTGGATCCTTCTCTCGTTCCCCTCCGCCAACCGCGACCCGGCGGCGTTCGACCGGCCCGACGAGGTCATCATCGACCGGCAGGCCAACCGTCACGCCGCGTTCGGGCTGGGCATCCACCGCTGCGCCGGCTCGCACCTGGCCCGCATGGAGATGCGGGTGGCGCTGGAGGCCTGGCTCGCTGCGTTCCCCACCTTCGAGCTCGCCGACCCCGACGCGGTGCGCTGGTCGGCCGGCCAGGTGCGAGGGCCGCGGGTCCTGCCGGTCAAGGTCCGCTAG
- a CDS encoding cysteine dioxygenase family protein — MTTSLESLVTTVDSALGDTRLTTDRARAEAMRPAMEALLADPDGVPAWAEQPHEGGAVGNLLHADPAGRFHVLAVVFPEGTSSGVHLHGCWGVIGYLRGGDEETRYVERDGEPVEDSRYVWHQGDVTYLLPEEGEGWHRVRNPGPGDGVSVHVLCRTPAEHPHLFWDRDARHAVDFPFVEVAPDRWVARLVG, encoded by the coding sequence ATGACGACCTCCCTCGAGTCACTCGTCACCACCGTCGACTCGGCCCTTGGCGACACTCGCCTGACGACCGACCGGGCTCGGGCCGAGGCCATGCGTCCGGCCATGGAGGCGCTCCTCGCCGACCCCGACGGCGTGCCGGCCTGGGCCGAGCAGCCCCACGAGGGCGGGGCCGTCGGAAACCTGCTCCACGCCGACCCGGCCGGCCGCTTCCACGTGCTCGCCGTCGTGTTCCCCGAGGGCACCTCGAGCGGGGTGCACCTCCACGGCTGCTGGGGAGTCATCGGCTACCTGCGGGGCGGCGACGAGGAGACTCGCTACGTCGAGCGCGACGGCGAGCCGGTGGAGGACTCCCGCTACGTCTGGCACCAGGGCGACGTCACCTACCTCCTGCCCGAGGAGGGCGAGGGTTGGCACCGCGTCCGCAACCCCGGTCCCGGCGACGGCGTGAGCGTGCACGTGCTGTGCCGCACCCCGGCCGAGCACCCGCACCTCTTCTGGGACCGCGACGCTCGACACGCGGTGGACTTCCCCTTCGTCGAGGTGGCGCCCGACCGCTGGGTCGCCCGGCTCGTGGGCTGA